ATCTTTCCGAGAAATAAATACAAAAATATTATTTTGTAAAAATGACAGCGGAAGAATTAACAAAAAAAAGGCGCCCTTAAGATGAATATAGATCTGATAATGGTACTCGTTTATTTCGTAGTCATTTTCCTGATTGGAATGTATAAAAGCGGTCAGCAGAAAAAAGATTCCGCTACTTATTTTCTGAGTGGAAGGAGTCTTCGCTGGCCTGCTATAGCGATGTCCACAATCGCTACCAACATTCAAGCAGGTCATTTTATCGGCATGGGCGGCGCTGCATACGTTTACGGTCTTGCGTGGGCAAATTTTGAGATAGATGCAGTCTTTGGTATTCTTCTCGCTGCTTTCTTTTTTGTTCCACTCTATCTGCGTATGAAAGTATTTACCATTACACAGTTCTTCGAGGCAAAATTTGGAAGTTTCGTAGCTCTGAGTTATGCTATCTTTTCCCTGATTCTGTTCGGAATTGTTTACATGGGAGGAGCGCTTTACTGGGGAAGCATCGCAATAAACGGTATTTTTGCAGATCAATTGCAGTTTCTTCATTCAGACCCTGTAGTCAGGCTTTACATCATTGTGGTTCTAATGGGCGTGTTTTCTTCTGTATATGTCTATTTCGGTGGCCTTGCCGCGGTGGTTCGTACGGACATGATTCAGTTGGTTACCTTGTTAGGCGGCGCATTTATAGTATTGGTATTAGCGGTAAAAGCAGTGGGCGGTTTCTCGGAATTGTATAATCCTGACAATTATGCAAATATCACGACCGGAAGAGATCATTTGATGCATCTTTTCTTACCATCCGATCACCCGAAAGTACCTTGGCCTGCCGTGTTCTTCGGTATGCTCCTGTTGCATATCCAATACTGGGGCGCAAACCAGGTAATTCTGCAAAGGTCTCTTGCTGCACGATCTCTAAAGGATGCTCAGATCGGATTGATAGTCGGCGGGTTTTTAAAATATATTTTTGCAGCTTTGATAATAATACCGCCAATTGCGCTGGTAGGTTTTCATAAACCCCTGGCTGATCCTGACCAGGCATACATAGTGTTGATAAACACCTTGCTGTCTCCGGGGGTCCGCGGATTCGTATTGATGGGGCTATTTGCTTCTCTGATGAGTACGGTGGATTCCATAGTGAACTCCGTGAGCACACTATTTACTTTTGATATTTATAAAAGATACGTTAATAAAGATGCTTCGGATGAAAAGTTGATTAATATTGGAAGGAATTCAATCGGATTCATAGCGCTTTCCGGGATTATGTTCGCATTTTCACTTATCTATATAAAATATCATGGATTTAATTTCCCTCTTTCACTTCTGACTAACGAGATATCTTATCATATAAAGGCATCTTTTACGATACTACTTCTGGCAGCGGTGTTCTGCTCCAATGCTCCGAGGAAACTTGTTACATATATTTTTGTCGGCAGTGCAGTGGTATCGCTCTTATTCAGATATTTCATATTCCCTGATATGAATTGGTTAAACCGGACAGGATGGGTCATCGTATTGGGTTATGCGATATTAGCAATCGCATCATATCTATCACCAGGACAAAGGATCAAATGGAAAGAACTTTTTATTATGGATTCGAAAAAAGTCGGGTATTTCGGCATAGTCCTCGCCATATCATTAGTCGTATTGAACGTGGTCTTCAGGTAAACGGAGGAAAATCTTTATGAAAATAAAATTTACCGGAACAGGTGACGGGAGGGGTATCCCTGCAATCGGTTGTAAGTGCGACCGGTGTAAGATTGCAAGAGATGCTAAAGGAAAAAACCGCCGTCGCCGGGTATGTGTAATAATAAAAAACGAATCGGGAGCAATTATACTCGATACGCCCATCGACATCGGACGGATAGTGAATGAAGAAAAAATATTTAAAATAGATGCGATATTTCTTTCTCACAAACATTGGGATCACGTCGGAGGAATAACCGAATTTGAGTGGTGGAATGCAGAAAAAATTCCAGTATATGGTAATATGTCTGCGCTTGCAAATTTCGAAACGACTGAACGGCTGTATGATAGGTGTAAATTTCATATAATGCATGACCGGGAAACGGTTAAAATAGGGCACATAAAATTCAAAGCATTCGCGGTAAATCATAAGGTACCAACCCACGGTTTGATCATCATAAATGGTGATAAACGCATAGTTCATTTTAACGACAGCGTAAGTTTAACGTTAAGCGATTATGAGAAAAAACAGGTCAAAAAGGCGAGCCTCGTCATATTCCATACACCGGGTTATGACGGCGGTACTGACCACATTGACGTTATCAGCGTTATTAAAATTGCGAAAAAATATCCGAAAATATCTTTCATTATCTCTCATATCGGGCATAATAACCTGTCTCATGAAGAATTAGTTGAAAAATTAGCTCCTTATAATAATTTACGCGTTGCATATGATGGGCTTGAGATTAAAATCTAAATATGCCCTCAAAGAGCGAATTCTTACGAATCATAGACTTTTAATTCAACCATTTTAAAGCCGGTATTCTTTCATCAAAACTCGGGAGCTACCGATACTGTGAATATTGCGAATTATGATGTAGTTATATTAGGGCATATTGCAAAAGATATATTGGTCATCAATGGAAAGGAAAAAGAAGCTATTGGCGGAGCTGTTTATTATGGCGCTATGGCTTTATCGAAGTTGAATTATTCCGTTGCAGCTATTACTCTTCTTTCCAGGGATGATTTCTCTTACCTTGACGTAATGAAAAAAGATGGTATAGAAGTTTATTCTTACGAAACTGAAGTAACCAGTGGTATTAAGAATACATATTATGGGGAAAATCATGATAGAAGAATTTGTGAACCGATTGCGTTCGCAGGTGAATTTAAAACAGAACATATACCGGATATCACCACCAAAATATTTCATATAGGACCCATCATGGCAGGGGAAGTACCTCTACACCTAATTGAACAGATAACCTCCAAGTTTGAAAAAGTGTCCCTGGACCTACAGGGTGTACTACGGGTTAGAGACGGTAAGGATTTGATATTCGTTGATTGGCCCGATAAGGAACGCGGATTGAAAAAGATTCACACGGTTAAAGCGGATTCCGTTGAAGCAGAAGTTATTACGGGTGAAAAGGAGATAGCAAAGGCAGCGCGAATAATCGCTGAATGGGGACCCCGTGAGGTGGTCATCACACATAAACACGGTATGTTAGTCTATGCTGAAGACGAAGTATTTGAAGCGCAGTTCACTCCTCATTCTATAAATGGCCGAACGGGTCGCGGCGATACAGCGATGGTCTCGTATATTGCGAGTCGATTAAATGCGTCACCCGGGGAGTCGTGCAGGTTTGCCGCCGCCGTTACCTCAATGAAGTTGGAAAAAGAGGGACCTTTTGACCTCACGTATCAGGATGTCATAGCGAGGATTGACGATGACTATCCTTCCGGGAAATAAATAACATGGACAGCGTAACAATCGGCATCATCGGAACAGGAGCGATAGCGAGAACCCATGCCGGAATATTGCAGCAAAATGACGCCGTGAAATTGGGTTCAGTTTACGATGTTCAGAATGACAGCGGGGAAAGATTTGCTGCCGATTTCGGGATGCAGGCGCTCTCCAGCGCTGAGGATGTCATTACTGATTCTGATGCCGTTTATGTTACAGTTCCCAATAAGTTCCATGCAGATTTAACGCTAAAGGTATTGAATCAGGGTAAGGGCGTCTTTTGTGAAAAACCTTTTGCATTAAATCTCTCAGACGCTCAGAAGATAGTGGATGCTGCTGAAAAAGAAGGGGGCGTTTACCAGCTTGGATTCAGCAGGAGGCTTGCCCCTGTTTACAAAAAAATGAAAGAACTGATAAAGAACGGGGAGCTCACGCCGAAATCCTTTAACATAAAAATGAACCGCGGTGAGCTCAAAGTTCCGCCATGGACCAGCGATTCTAAAATCACAGGCGGATTCCTATTTGAATCTACGCTTCATCTTATTGATATGGTGCGTTATCTGTTTGGTGAGGTGAAGGAGGTCACGGCTGTTGGGTCAAAATCGGTTTACCCGTGCGTGGATGATTTTTCCATGATATTCGAAATGGAAAATGGGATTCACGGCGTTTTTTCATCCAGCGCTCACACAACATGGATATTCCCATTTGAACGGGTGGAAATTTATGGAGTTCACGCTTCTATCGTTAGTGATGAGATGGAAACTGTTACTTTTTGTATGGACTTAAATGTGCCGGTTGAAAAACTAAATTTTTCGACGCTTCCTGTTGACGAGCGATGGGGTTTCATACAGGAAGACGAGATATTTGTGGATAGGCTTTTAGGTCGGGATTCCGGGGAAAATGCCCTGGTCGCCACATATCTTGACGGATATAAGAATGTTGAGCTCATGGAAAATATATATGAAAAAGTGGGATTAGGTCTATAAATTAAACTGACCGTTATTTTTTTACAGAATTATTAGTAAATTATTGAACCTAAATAAATCAGACAAGATCGAGAAAATAGAATGATAGAAACTATCAGGTTAACCACTGCTCAAGCCATTATTCGTTTTTTAAAAGCTCAGTGGATTGAGTTAGATGATGATAGTCACCCGTTTTTTGCAGGAATGTGGGGAATATTCGGTCATGGAAATGTTGCAGGAATAGGGCAGGCGCTTGAGCAAGATGGGGAGTTCACTCATTACCTTCCCCGGAACGAACAAGCGATGGTGCATATTGCTGCGGCTTTTGCCAAACAAAATCACCGGATGAAGGCATTCGCCTGTACTTCTTCGGTAGGTCCCGGCGCTACTAATATGGTAACCGGGGCGGCTGGCGCTACTATCAATAGAGTTCCGGTACTTCTACTGCCGGGCGATACATTCTCAAGAAGGAACGTCGGGCCCGTTCTTCAACAATTGGAGCATCCTCTCAGTCAGGACCTGTCGGTAAATGACAGCCTTAAAGCTGTGAGCCGTTATTGGGACCGTATAAATCGACCGGAGCAGATTCTTACGTCGTTTCCTGAGGCGATGCGTGTTCTTACAAATCCTTCGGAGACAGGGGCAGTGACAATTGCTCTGCCGCAGGATGTGCAAGCCGAAGCATATGATTTTCCCAAGACATTTTTCGAAAAGAGAGTCCACTACGTTCCGCGTATGCTCCCTGACAGCACATTGTTACATCGTGCAACGGAATTAATCAAAAAATCCGCGAAACCGCTGATTATTTCAGGCGGCGGTGTGATATATTCCGGAGCTACTGATGCATTGGCGGCATTTTGCGAGTCCACCGGAATACCGGTCGGCGAAACTCAAGCGGGAAAAGGTTCTCTTAATTGGAAATATGATAAGAACCTGCAGGGAATCGGGGCTACAGGAACTTCAGCCGCCAATCGGATTGCGAAAGAGGCTGATCTTGTGATTGCTGTAGGAACTCGTTTATCCGATTTTACCACAGCTTCAAAAACACAATTTCAGAACCCTGACGTGAAGTTCATCACCATCAACGTATCGCCGTTTGATGCGGGTAAGCATTCATCGCTGATGCTGGTAGGGGATGCGAAGGCAACCTTGGAAAGGCTGAGCCAAATGCTGTCGGATAACGATTACTCTGTTTCTCGGGATTACGAAGAGACCATTCAAAAATTAGTTCATGAGTGGAATAAAGAGTGTG
This genomic interval from Candidatus Neomarinimicrobiota bacterium contains the following:
- a CDS encoding sodium/solute symporter (Members of the Solute:Sodium Symporter (SSS), TC 2.A.21 as described in tcdb.org, catalyze solute:Na+ symport. Known solutes for members of the family include sugars, amino acids, nucleosides, inositols, vitamins, urea or anions, depending on the system.) translates to MNIDLIMVLVYFVVIFLIGMYKSGQQKKDSATYFLSGRSLRWPAIAMSTIATNIQAGHFIGMGGAAYVYGLAWANFEIDAVFGILLAAFFFVPLYLRMKVFTITQFFEAKFGSFVALSYAIFSLILFGIVYMGGALYWGSIAINGIFADQLQFLHSDPVVRLYIIVVLMGVFSSVYVYFGGLAAVVRTDMIQLVTLLGGAFIVLVLAVKAVGGFSELYNPDNYANITTGRDHLMHLFLPSDHPKVPWPAVFFGMLLLHIQYWGANQVILQRSLAARSLKDAQIGLIVGGFLKYIFAALIIIPPIALVGFHKPLADPDQAYIVLINTLLSPGVRGFVLMGLFASLMSTVDSIVNSVSTLFTFDIYKRYVNKDASDEKLINIGRNSIGFIALSGIMFAFSLIYIKYHGFNFPLSLLTNEISYHIKASFTILLLAAVFCSNAPRKLVTYIFVGSAVVSLLFRYFIFPDMNWLNRTGWVIVLGYAILAIASYLSPGQRIKWKELFIMDSKKVGYFGIVLAISLVVLNVVFR
- a CDS encoding MBL fold metallo-hydrolase; translation: MKIKFTGTGDGRGIPAIGCKCDRCKIARDAKGKNRRRRVCVIIKNESGAIILDTPIDIGRIVNEEKIFKIDAIFLSHKHWDHVGGITEFEWWNAEKIPVYGNMSALANFETTERLYDRCKFHIMHDRETVKIGHIKFKAFAVNHKVPTHGLIIINGDKRIVHFNDSVSLTLSDYEKKQVKKASLVIFHTPGYDGGTDHIDVISVIKIAKKYPKISFIISHIGHNNLSHEELVEKLAPYNNLRVAYDGLEIKI
- a CDS encoding Gfo/Idh/MocA family oxidoreductase, with product MDSVTIGIIGTGAIARTHAGILQQNDAVKLGSVYDVQNDSGERFAADFGMQALSSAEDVITDSDAVYVTVPNKFHADLTLKVLNQGKGVFCEKPFALNLSDAQKIVDAAEKEGGVYQLGFSRRLAPVYKKMKELIKNGELTPKSFNIKMNRGELKVPPWTSDSKITGGFLFESTLHLIDMVRYLFGEVKEVTAVGSKSVYPCVDDFSMIFEMENGIHGVFSSSAHTTWIFPFERVEIYGVHASIVSDEMETVTFCMDLNVPVEKLNFSTLPVDERWGFIQEDEIFVDRLLGRDSGENALVATYLDGYKNVELMENIYEKVGLGL
- the iolD gene encoding 3D-(3,5/4)-trihydroxycyclohexane-1,2-dione acylhydrolase (decyclizing), whose product is MIETIRLTTAQAIIRFLKAQWIELDDDSHPFFAGMWGIFGHGNVAGIGQALEQDGEFTHYLPRNEQAMVHIAAAFAKQNHRMKAFACTSSVGPGATNMVTGAAGATINRVPVLLLPGDTFSRRNVGPVLQQLEHPLSQDLSVNDSLKAVSRYWDRINRPEQILTSFPEAMRVLTNPSETGAVTIALPQDVQAEAYDFPKTFFEKRVHYVPRMLPDSTLLHRATELIKKSAKPLIISGGGVIYSGATDALAAFCESTGIPVGETQAGKGSLNWKYDKNLQGIGATGTSAANRIAKEADLVIAVGTRLSDFTTASKTQFQNPDVKFITINVSPFDAGKHSSLMLVGDAKATLERLSQMLSDNDYSVSRDYEETIQKLVHEWNKECDRIFSSENNEKFTQGELIGILNEFMTDKDTLVGAAGSLPGDLHKLWRAENGEHYHMEYGYSCMGYEIAGGLGVKFAKEEGDVFVMVGDGSYLMMHTEIVTSLQENKKIILIIVNNHGYGSIDGLSKSLGSLGFGNKLRHRDAKTGKLTGDFLEIDFVENIISLGAEGIKAGTREEFISALKQARGNEKTTAIVIELEPSDVPGYESWWDVPIAEVSDMKTVQEARKEYEEKVKKERYF